One window from the genome of Oryza glaberrima chromosome 3, OglaRS2, whole genome shotgun sequence encodes:
- the LOC127767163 gene encoding uncharacterized protein LOC127767163, with product MEQISLEHRYKECRPRRNNSCPTKTLVGKDQLKELEHRRPSPSVIAKLMGLDVLPPAYVAHNQHQEFKDVFEVSEEPQEAVTKERSHNFPKGLPSLKRSALKLRKLMPSKSPYGDETFDNNVVNQDGFDRLNSLEINNPLFEKHPYDVNCSPNYRYEKDSTSSTFRKYPVGLGNSSLKEIVVLELGLGEVQHSGNAFSTPEPSDVNKNFRRKMKQAEFSTTNRGSQNLLGTKDINVPRIKGERHLTSNAVDSLLKRQDSSLDQYNTVDTDNTGSSQKCVSSEVNSRKSNRSSSNSSPWKIRRKYEEGAIGSKTLAEMFALSDSERLKRDSDSHVQIQDNKLNRGNNNDKEGCFIVLPKHAPRLPPHSLLDKNSSCERSSHDIFFSNTSISHNSGQFHFDSFWDKPTRQQISSPTQDDLRNASCARYHTLEQHRSSFPSYDNTRNNSWHLTDDFSTFACINEKVLFTTDEDLLRKPTETVHSSFGSRLSGEQKVSASPFHCGVYEAITISDHTCAAKSRRSLKEVDRPSPVSILEPPTDEDSCCSGYLKNDSQVMPSIDKQIYGCELRYEQEVSLSSDNDNDSSDQSLEAFEVEEEKEFSYLLDILISSGVIVADSQLLFKSWQSSGYLVGPHVFDKLERKYSKVATWPRPQRRLLFDLANSVLSEILAPCIDTHPWAKLSRNCCPVWGPEGPVEVVWQTMVRQQEELAVAHPDDKILDPEWLEFREGINMVGWHIARMLHGDLLDDVILEFLSGFVAS from the exons ATGGAACAGATTTCA CTTGAGCATCGGTACAAGGAGTGCAGGCCACGAAGAAATAACAGCTGTCCAACCAAAACACTTGTCGGGAAGGATCAGTTGAAGGAATTGGAGCACAGGAGACCATCACCTAGTGTGATTGCAAAACTGATGGGACTTGATGTGTTGCCACCTGCTTATGTAGCCCACAATCAGCACCAGGAATTCAAGGATGTATTCGAAGTGTCAGAGGAACCACAAGAGGCCGTCACGAAAGAGAGATCACATAATTTCCCTAAAGGGTTGCCAAGCTTGAAGCGAAGTGCATTAAAGCTAAGAAAGCTTATGCCATCAAAGTCTCCCTACGGCGATGAAACATTTGATAACAATGTAGTGAACCAAGATGGTTTTGATCGCTTGAACTCGCTAGAGATAAATAATCCTTTGTTTGAGAAGCACCCCTATGATGTGAATTGTTCCCCAAATTATCGATATGAGAAAGATAGTACTTCAAGTACTTTCAGGAAGTACCCTGTTGGTTTAGGTAACTCTTCACTTAAAGAAATTGTTGTTCTGGAGCTAGGCTTAGGGGAAGTCCAACATTCAGGTAATGCCTTTTCTACACCAGAACCCTCTGATGTCAATAAGAATTTCAGGAGAAAGATGAAGCAGGCTGAGTTTTCTACTACGAACAGGGGTTCGCAAAATCTTTTAGGCACTAAAGATATTAATGTGCCTAGAATAAAAGGAGAAAGACACTTGACTAGCAATGCTGTAGATTCACTGTTAAAGCGACAAGATTCATCACTTGATCAATATAACACAGTGGATACGGATAACACCGGATCATCTCAGAAGTGTGTTAGCAGTGAAGTTAACTCCAGAAAAAGCAACAGGTCATCATCAAATAGCTCACCCTGGAAAATCCGCCGCAAGTATGAGGAAGGTGCCATTGGTTCAAAAACTCTTGCAGAGATGTTTGCTTTATCTGATTCAGAGAGGTTGAAGAGGGATTCAGACTCACATGTGCAGATTCAAGACAATAAACTTAACCGGGGCAACAACAATGACAAGGAAGGATGCTTTATAGTGTTGCCAAAGCATGCACCTCGATTGCCTCCTCACAGTTTGTTGGACAAGAATTCTTCCTGTGAAAGGTCCTCTCacgatatttttttctcaaatacaTCAATTAGTCACAACAGTGGTCAGTTTCACTTCGATTCTTTCTGGGATAAACCAACACGGCAGCAAATTTCAAGTCCCACCCAAGATGACTTGAGGAATGCTTCTTGTGCAAGATATCACACCTTGGAGCAACATAGATCTTCTTTCCCTTCTTATGATAATACCAGAAACAACTCATGGCATTTAACTGATGACTTTTCAACTTTTGCCTGCATAAATGAGAAAGTACTTTTCACAACAGATGAAGACTTGTTGAGAAAACCTACTGAAACAGTGCATTCTTCGTTTGGATCACGATTATCTGGGGAACAAAAG GTTTCAGCATCGCCTTTCCATTGCGGTGTATATGAAGCCATAACTATTTCTGATCATACTTGTGCGGCAAAGTCTCGTAGAAGCTTGAAAGAGGTTGACCGACCAAGCCCAGTGTCTATTCTTGAGCCTCCAACTGATGAAGACAGTTGTTGTTCTGGATACTTAAAAAATGACTCGCAAGTCATGCCTA GCATCGATAAACAAATATATGGCTGTGAGCTCCGATATGAGCAAGAAGTATCCTTGTCCAGCGACAATGACAATGATTCTTCTGACCAGTCTCTTGAAGCATTTGAAGTTGAGGAGGAAAAGGAATTCTCTTATCTACTTGACATACTTATAAGCTCCGGTGTGATAGTCGCGGACTCACAGCTCTTGTTCAAGTCATGGCAATCTTCTGGTTACCTTGTTGGTCCTCATGTCTTCGACAAGCTTGAGAGGAAGTACAGCAAGGTTGCTACATGGCCAAGACCACAAAGGAGGCTTCTGTTTGATCTTGCGAATTCTGTTCTTTCTGAGATCCTCGCACCATGCATCGACACGCATCCGTGGGCAAAGTTGAGTAGAAATTGCTGCCCTGTTTGGGGCCCTGAAGGACCTGTTGAGGTTGTATGGCAAACAATGGTCAGGCAGCAGGAAGAGCTTGCTGTAGCACATCCTGATGACAAGATTCTTGATCCAGAATGGCTGGAATTCCGTGAGGGCATCAACATGGTGGGATGGCATATAGCCAGGATGTTACATGGTGATCTCTTGGATGATGTCATACTGGAATTCCTCTCAGGATTTGTTGCTTCATGA